The segment CACAAATGTCTCCTTGGAAGGTTTTGGTATGTATTTAAGTCCTAACCATTATCTTTTGGAGTATGTAGCCTGACAAACTACAGCAACTGAGGGAGAGGATGACCAAAGTGCGAGACCTTTTCCGAGATTCCAATTCCACAGAGTTTGTTATAGTAACCATACCATCAGTAAGACCTTGATTTCACTTTCTTGTCGACACGATGCAACTTTTAACGTTGTGACTACCTTTCTCTGTGTACTGATCAATCAAATATTCGTGCCATTTTTAGAATAAAATATCTGCTTAGCTTGTTGACTATGTACTGTACTTGTAGCTGAGTTGGAAGATAGTTAGCAAGACTCTTTGGCAACTATTTTGCCTGTAGAACTACTAACAATGCATTATTATTTTTTGCATAATTCTCCAAAACACTTTAACGACCTCCATGTTGGGCTGGCTTTATCAAACAAAACCAAGTagaatgaagtttaatttttaattatgcaAATGAGGTATGTGAATCTCTAATTGGTTCATTTATGTAGGTAATGGCAATAAATGAGTCATCTAGGCTGCATGCATCATTGAGGAAAGAATGTGTACCTGTTCACAGGCTTATTGTCAACCAGATTTTACCTCCATCCGTATCTGGTTGCAAGTTTTGCACTACCAAAAGGAAGGTAAAATTAATTTCTTCTTCAGCATACTAGTAATCCATGAAAATCATGATCCAAAAATTGCTGCCTTGTTTGCATATTGTACGAGCTGTGCATTTGGCTTAAGTGTGTGAGTGCTATGATACAGGACCAAATGCGTGCCATTGACATGATCCGCAACGACCCTGAACTTGCCAACTTGAGGATAATTGAAGCAGATTTAGTTGATTTAGAGATAAGAGGTGTTCCAGCTCTAAAGTATATGGGTGATATCGTTTGgagatgattttattttattttattttttgggttgttattttagaattttatttgtaACACTAATTTTATTCTACCTTATGGTATCTAAACAGATTCATATACAACAATTGTATcagtaaatataataaatataaaagtaTTAAGTATTAAGAAAAACTGCATGGTGATGCTGAAAAACTGTTTTGCCAGTGGTTTTCTTTGTCATGAGATTAGGTTGTAATGTGGTTTGAAATATTTAATCCTACTTGATTTTGATATTttcttcttataattaaacaaaagaaattaacttttctaaaataaaattgcaaaccTTGATTTTGAAAGCAAGAATTTGAATTTTGGTTTTTTCTAATTTGTTGGTAGATTAATGATTTAAccaaaaattttaataatgttaattaaattaaaatactgAAATTCTTTACTAAATAGACTTAACAAATTTTGAATtgaagaaaaaaattcaaaatatgagtTTGGTCGCTCTACTACGTTGTGGCCCAATCAAAGACGAGAGCGGCAAGAAATGGAAGGAGGTTCTAGAAGCATTTCTttcttcattaaaaaaaaaaaaggaagaaagaaaggtAAACCCTACCGGAAGAGACTCTACGTACTTGCAACTTATTAATTTCCTACCTGCCTCCCTATTCTCCTTCTCTCAAAACTAGCAAGAAAAAGTaacgccttttttttttttttttgtgatcttAGTTAGCTTTTTTGGTCTTCGAAAATGGCCTCTGCTAATGCTCTTTCTTCTGCTTCTGTTCTTTGCACCTCAAAACAGGTATTTCCTTTCATTCCTTCATTTCATTTTCCCTACTGTTAACTGCTACAACACTGGTTTCTGAGAGGTGCAGTGTTACCTTATGCCTTTGGAACttttcttctccttttttttttttttgtatctgGGTATTGGAGAAGTGATGAAACATGTGTGTTCTTTAGAGTTTCTAATGGGGTTGTTGTTTATGATTGCAGGGGAGTCTGGGTAGGAGGGGAAATCAGCGCCAGAACCAAAGAGTAAACTATAGGCAAGGAAATAGCCGATTTGGTGTAAGAGCTTGTGCAAAGGAAATTGCTTTTGACCAGAGCTCGAGGGCTGCTATGCAAGCTGGCATTGATAAGCTTGCTGATGCTGTTGGCCTTACTCTTGGTCCTAGGGGTAACTTTCTTTTTCCCCATCATAGTTCATTATTCATTGTTTCCTTAACTAATCTTGttatttatgttttaatgttttaaaatattatcCCGAGTCTACTCTATTTCTGGCTAAAGGAATAAAAAGCTGATCCGCTCATTCGAATATGATTGCAAAATCCGAGCTGCTCGATGGATTCCGAACCGATTCGTTCCTGatattgtttttttatttatttgaaaagtgGATGTGGGATGGGGCTGGGTGGATTTTTTCTTTTACATAGTGGGTATGGAACGTTTATGATAATTGCACGTCCCTCCTTGAATTGTAATAACATAATAtagaaaaaaatcattttttaaagAATTATGTGTAAATATTTACTTACAGTTTAAatgattgaaaattttgaaaaactaaaagataaatagaaaaaattaaattgaagctGAGTGAGGTGGGGCGGGGCAGGGTTGGATGCATCCAAACATCCATGGAAATGATAGTAATTGTCAAGATTATGTATCCATAGTGGAATGGGGCGGGTGGGGAAGTAGAGCATGCCAATTGTGGAGCGGTAGTGGTGCCCCGCCCCCTCCATTGTTATCCCTACATTTGAATAGAATAAAATGTCAGAAATGTTGTGATTTGCGTGTTTTAGAGAGTGCAGCTCAGACTCATAATCgtttcatgtatatatgtattgttAGAGTATCAGTCAAGAAACAGTGACTGTGGTCAAAGCAGTTGAGATCAGTTGTTACCATATTTGCTAGATTCATGACTAACTCAGTTGGTGGATTTTGTGCATGTGTACTTTAGCTCATTGATGTATAAATAGCTCACTTCTTGATTAATGAAGGTATGCTGATTTGATCCTTCTCATCAGATCAAGTCCATTGCTTCCTCAATTCTGTTTCAACTTTCATTTTCTTGTCTTGATAATTCAATTTAGTGGTTTTTTGTCATGTACATGCCTTTAACTAATGCGTTATTCTCCAACTTAGAAGTTAGAAAGTTTGTAGTTGCTTTTGTATTATCTTTGAATGATTGCTAGTATCAATTGTATTAACTGTAATATGTTTGGGTATTCTAAAGGGAGGAATGTTGTCTTGGATGAATATGGAAGTCCAAAGGTAGTCAATGATGGAGTGACTATAGCCAGAGCAATTGAGCTTCCTAATGCCATGGAAAATGCTGGTGCAGCTCTTATTAGAGAGGTCCCATAATCATTTTAGTGTTCTCGTGATTATATTTGTTGGCAAGTCTTGAATCTCACCTTGACAATGGTCATTGGAACTGACATCTTTTGTTGCCCTTTGGCTGTGGGATGAAGGTTGCTAGTAAAACTAATGACTCTGCTGGTGATGGGACAACTACGGCATCCATACTTGCACGGGAAATAATCAAACTAGGACTTCTGAGTGTTACCTCTGGTGCTAATCCAGTCTCAGTAAAGAGGGGTATTGATAAAACTGTACAAAGGTTGGTGGAAGAACTCGAAAAGAAGGCCAGGCCTGTTAAAGGTCGTGATGATATCAAAGGTATTTTGCACAATTATAAATCATATTTTCACACCAAAACAATGTGCCACTAGGCACTAACGAACAAGTTTCTCTTTATTATTTGTTGTATAATGCAATACTTATGCTTTTTGCTTTTCAGCTGTGGCTTCTGTTTCTTCTGGAAATGATGACCTTATTGGAACAATGATTGCTGATGCAATTGACAAAGTTGGACCTGATGGTGTTTTGTCCATTGAGTCATCATCCTCATTTGAGACCACAGTTGATGTTGAGGAAGGAATGGAGGTATGTCTTGTTTTAGATATATAACCCACTGATATTATTTCTTTTTCACTTGCTATAAGTAACCTGGATATTTTGGTGGCAGTTGGAAGTCTGGTTTTATTCGAATtatctttgtttctttttctttggaCTTGCAGATTGACAGAGGTTACATCTCCCCACAATTTGTAACAAACCCGGAGAAATTGGTTTGTGAGTTTGAGAATGCAAGAGTGTTGGTAACTGATCAAAAGATTTCAGCTATAAAAGACATCATTCCCCTGTTAGAAAAGACCACTCAATTAAGATCTCCTTTGCTTATAATTGCTGAGGATGTGAGTGGAGAGGCTCTGGCCACACTTGTGGTGAACAAACTGCGTGGCATTCTCAATGTTGCAGCCATTAAAGCTCCTGGTTTTGGTGAAAGGAGAAAAGCTCTCCTTCAAGATATTGCCATTCTGACTGGTATCTTAGTTACAATATCCTTTTTTTCTGATGGAACATTATGCCATGATTTATGGTGTTTATTTCATTATCTAAACTGTAGGTGCTGAGTTCCAAGCTAGTGATTTGGGTTTGCTCGTCGAGAATACCTCAGTTGAGCAGCTTGGTATTGCCAGAAAGGTGATCATTACCAAGGATTCGACTCAACTAATTGCTGAGGCAGCCTCAAAGGATGAGATACAAACTAGGGTGGCACAACTAAAAAAAGAGCTAGCTCAGACAGATTCTGTCTATGATTCAGAAAAATTGGCAGAAAGGATTGCCAAACTATCTGGTGGTGTTGCAGTCATTAAGGTGGGGGCTGCAACAGAGACTGAACTTGAGGATCGTAAGCTACGGATTGAAGATGCAAAGAATGCTACATTTGCTGCCATAGAGGAAGGTATTGTGCCTGGTGGTGGTGCTGCATTAGTTCATCTCTCAAGTTGTGTTCCTGCAATTAAGGAGAAGCTTGAAGACGCAGATGAGCGCTTAGGAGCTGACATTGTGCAGAAGGTAAACTTGCTGAAGCTTTGGTGTCAAAATGAAAATTCTATTTAGTGTGACCCGTTAAGGACCATGTTTGATAAATGCGAACTAGCAGTCAGTGAGACTTGGTACTCGTGATATACCATATGCTTTTAACCTGATGAACATTAATGCTCCAAATATAAAACTATGCCGATTCATTTTCTTGCATGCAGGCTCTGGTTGCACCAGCTTTGTTGATAGCTCAAAATGCAGGAATGGAAGGTGAGGTGGTGGTGGAGAAGGTGAAGAGTAGTGAATGGGAGGTTGGTTACAATGCTATGACAGACAAATTTGAGAACTTGCTGGAGGTTGGAGTTATCGACCCAGCAAAGGTAACAAGATGTGCTCTGCAGAATGCTTCTTCAGTTGCAGGAATGGTCCTTACCACTCAGGCCATTGTTGTTGAGAAGCCTAAGCCAAAGGCTTCCGCAGCTGCTGCTCCATCAGGTCTTGCTGTATAATGAGTAGGATATATGCGCTTATTAGGTTTTCCGAAGATGAAGAGCAGTATTCTTGCCGTGAATCACAAGAAAATGCCAAATGAATAGAGATTGTCCTCGTAAgaaaattttccttttatttttgtttttctcttgtaTGGACTAATAACGAAACAGCTTTATCTTGGGATTGCGAAAATATGAAGCTTATGATTCATGCTTACAAACATACAACTCAACCACTGATTTTGCTTTAGAAGTTTTCCTAGGAAATGAAAGAGTATGATTAGGTTTGCTTGCCTGCATCATTTTCAAGTTAACAAACGTTGCAACATGAAAGCTACTTGTACTTTGGTGGTAGAACCTAAAGACACGGAGAACTCCGTAAAAGTATTTGGTTAGCAGCAAAGTTATAGGAAGCTACAATCCGTTtcctatgttttttttttttttttttcaatccagTGGTAAGTAGGCTTCTACTTTCACCCCTTATTTCCTAGTGGTGGACCATTGATCAGTTCTACCAGACATGATGAGCAAGTCAACTTAGGGTAGGGCCACTCAATTTTGTTGGACCCTTAAAAGCATTTTAGATGTAGGGTAATTAAAAACGTCTCTGACTCTAGCACAATTCTCAGTAATTTACAAGTGCACGTCAAACTTTTTTTCAGACATTAATTGATGGTACATGATAACCATCAATAATAACATCATATCTCCAACTATTCAAGATTTTAATTTCTTGAGGGGTAAATGTTCATGAAAATCACGCATCGTCTCAATTATGTTTTTCCTtcgtttttttttcaaaatttgctCGATTTATCTATGTAGGCTACTTTCTCCAACGTTGGTCCCACGTGGTGAATATCCTCTAAAGCAAGTCGATATCAAGAGGTCCGAAGATAAGAATCTATTAGACATCACATGATTGGTGTTTTATGAAAGCTATGGTGCGGCTGGCCATGGTCCCCGTCCCTTTCGAGATTCCAATTCAATGCGTTTATAAAACTCTCTGTTTGGGCATTTTCTATCACGACAAGCAGGTCTGGTAGGTAATAACTGCTCCACTATGCTTCACATTGAACATTCAAAACTAGATTGACAATGACCCTTAACCTCTTCTTTTAGATTTGGATACACGTGAAGTTGAGAAACAAATGGGGATGTGTGCAAATGTATGTTTGATAGATGGGATAGGCCTTATTCACACATTATCGACATTGATAGTTCGAGTTCAAGAGCGTGTGGTATTATTCAGTAAGCATGCATTCTAATAGTTCAACAACCACAAGACAGACGGATTCACGTGCCTCAACTTCCTCTCCCTTATAATGGAAAAGAAGGGCCTACATGAATCACAAACCACTTTCTTTCAATTTgttactttattatttttctctGGTTTGGTACTTTTCTCTAACGTATGTAACATCTCCATTATTTTGGTAAATTCTTGTAATATTCTTAAGGCTAAAATATATCACATTTTGTCATATGAATTTCTTTTAAATAAttgtatatttttttaaataaattcaaaattttaaaatatatacaaactTAAAAGattatacaaaattataaaagaaaattagatttcaaatatatatatatttgaaaccaGCGTTTGCTAAGTATGTTCATCCTGTACTCATATCACAAGATTGAGTTACTGGAATTGTATGCTAGTGGTGTGTGCATATGTGATAATTATTTACTCCTATTAGTGGTATGTGAGttctaatattataattttagtaTTCAATTAGTTGTGTAtgtatattttagattttatatgaaatataaaaggaaaaataatatCTATTACTCTATAAAAGTAATAGGATTTCAATAATTTCAcgattaaattggaatttagttgATGAGTGACACTAATTTAAGCAAACTCTTAAATAATAACTAGATTAAATTACAGTATATCCACAACATAGGATAAAGTAAaagtatataataaatatattta is part of the Gossypium arboreum isolate Shixiya-1 chromosome 5, ASM2569848v2, whole genome shotgun sequence genome and harbors:
- the LOC108486322 gene encoding ruBisCO large subunit-binding protein subunit alpha isoform X2 — protein: MQAGIDKLADAVGLTLGPRGRNVVLDEYGSPKVVNDGVTIARAIELPNAMENAGAALIREVASKTNDSAGDGTTTASILAREIIKLGLLSVTSGANPVSVKRGIDKTVQRLVEELEKKARPVKGRDDIKAVASVSSGNDDLIGTMIADAIDKVGPDGVLSIESSSSFETTVDVEEGMEIDRGYISPQFVTNPEKLVCEFENARVLVTDQKISAIKDIIPLLEKTTQLRSPLLIIAEDVSGEALATLVVNKLRGILNVAAIKAPGFGERRKALLQDIAILTGAEFQASDLGLLVENTSVEQLGIARKVIITKDSTQLIAEAASKDEIQTRVAQLKKELAQTDSVYDSEKLAERIAKLSGGVAVIKVGAATETELEDRKLRIEDAKNATFAAIEEGIVPGGGAALVHLSSCVPAIKEKLEDADERLGADIVQKALVAPALLIAQNAGMEGEVVVEKVKSSEWEVGYNAMTDKFENLLEVGVIDPAKVTRCALQNASSVAGMVLTTQAIVVEKPKPKASAAAAPSGLAV
- the LOC108486322 gene encoding ruBisCO large subunit-binding protein subunit alpha isoform X1, translating into MASANALSSASVLCTSKQGSLGRRGNQRQNQRVNYRQGNSRFGVRACAKEIAFDQSSRAAMQAGIDKLADAVGLTLGPRGRNVVLDEYGSPKVVNDGVTIARAIELPNAMENAGAALIREVASKTNDSAGDGTTTASILAREIIKLGLLSVTSGANPVSVKRGIDKTVQRLVEELEKKARPVKGRDDIKAVASVSSGNDDLIGTMIADAIDKVGPDGVLSIESSSSFETTVDVEEGMEIDRGYISPQFVTNPEKLVCEFENARVLVTDQKISAIKDIIPLLEKTTQLRSPLLIIAEDVSGEALATLVVNKLRGILNVAAIKAPGFGERRKALLQDIAILTGAEFQASDLGLLVENTSVEQLGIARKVIITKDSTQLIAEAASKDEIQTRVAQLKKELAQTDSVYDSEKLAERIAKLSGGVAVIKVGAATETELEDRKLRIEDAKNATFAAIEEGIVPGGGAALVHLSSCVPAIKEKLEDADERLGADIVQKALVAPALLIAQNAGMEGEVVVEKVKSSEWEVGYNAMTDKFENLLEVGVIDPAKVTRCALQNASSVAGMVLTTQAIVVEKPKPKASAAAAPSGLAV